The following is a genomic window from Crocinitomicaceae bacterium.
AGATCAGCATTATTATACCTATTTGTTGGAGCGGGAAGTTATCAAATAATGTTTTCAAAAAATTATCGCATATTTGCATCTGTGTTGAGTGCATGATGTAGTATGATAAAATTACTTTCCCCAGATGACAGGCCGCGTGAAAAAATGCTCACCAAAGGCCATGCTTCCTTATCTAATGCTGAGTTATTAGCTATTTTAATTGGTTCAGGTACCCGTGAAAAATCTGCCGTTGAATTATGTCGTGAAATTCTGCTTGCTGCAGATCATGATCTTAACAAATTGGCGCGCATGACAATTCATGATCTGATGAAGTTCAAAGGAATTGGAGAAGCCAAAGCCATTACCATTGCGGCTTCACTGGAACTTGCACGGCGCAAAAAAAACGAACAGGAAGAATCACCTGTTTTTATTCGTTCTTCAAAAGATGCTTTTCAAGCAGTATCAGCAATTTTTCAAGATTTGAATCATGAAGAATTTTATATCATCTTGCTTTCACGTGCAAATAAAATTCTTTCAGTTGATCTAGTTTCTAAGGGCGGTTTAACAGCCACCGTTGCTGATGGAAAAATTATTTTCAAAAAGGCTTTGGAAAAAGGAGCCGCAGCCTTGATTCTTGCGCACAATCATCCATCAGGGAGCATGAAACCAAGTGAATCTGATATTGATTTAACTAACCGAATGAAAAGTTTTGGTAAGATGATAGATTTACCCGTGTTAGACCATATCATTGTGGCTGATAAGCAATATTTCAGCATGGCTGACAACGGGATGATTTGATTATCCAATGGATTTCACACATTTTCAGTAATTTTATCACCTGTTTGAGCTGTTTGCTTAACTTGTTCAGGTTATGTTTTCTCTTTACTTTAAAAAGGCGTGATGAAAATCTGACACTCAATTAAGGCAAATGTTTACGCAACAAACTAAACCAGAATTAATATAAAATAGATGAAAATAATTACCATCATTGGTGCGCGTCCGCAAATCATCAAAGCAGCTGCAATCAGCAGAGCTATACGTGAAAAATATGCTGATAAAATTAACGAGGTTATTGTGCACACTGGACAGCATTATGATGAAAATATGTCGGCTGTTTTTTTTGATGAACTAAACATTCCCCGTCCTGATTATAATCTCAACGTGGGTTCAGGAAGTCATGGTGCGCAAACAGCCAAGATGTTGGAAGGTATTGAAGAAATTATTTTAAAAGAAAAGCCGCAGGCAGTTTTGGTTTATGGAGATACCAACTCAACCGTGGCAGGCGGTCTGGCGGCTTCTAAATTGTTGATTCCACTGGTGCATATTGAAGCCGGTTTGCGTTCATTTAATAAAAGTATGCCTGAAGAAATCAACCGCATTGCTTGTGATCACATGTCTACTTTGCTTTTCTCACCCACTAAACAAGGCGTTGATAATTTACAGCGTGAAGGGTTTAATCTCAATGCGCAAATACCGTTTACTATTGATAATCCAAAAGTGTATCATTGTGGTGATATCATGTTTGATAATTCGCTTTATTTTTCAGAAATAGCAGAGAAAAAAAATATTTTATCAGATTTACAATTGCATGATGGATTTATTCTCTCAACCATTCATCGCAATAACAATACGGATGAACCTGCCCGTTTGAACGCTATTTTTTCAGCATTGTATGAAATTACTGTAAAAAGTAAAAAACAATTGGTACTGCCTTTGCATCCGCGCACACGAAAAATGATGGAGCAACATCTAGATGCACAATTAAAGAAAGACATTCATGAGAACAAATTAATTCAAATAATTCCGCCGGTATCTTTTCTTGATGTCATTGCCCTTGAAAAGCATGCAGGACTTATCATCACAGACAGTGGTGGAGTTCAAAAAGAGGCGTTCTTCTTTAAAAAACCGTGCATCATTCTCAGACCGGAAACTGAGTGGATTGAAATTGTACAAAATGGAAATGCCATATTATGTGATGCAAATAAAGCCAGAATATTAAGTGCATTTGATCAATTGACAACAAAATCTGATTTTACTTTTCCTGATCTTTTTGGGGATGGAAAATCAGCCGAATTTATTTGCGGAGAAATTCTCACCCATCTTGCATGATTGTTATTTTTTCTGAACATATCACCTCACGCTTAATCTATGTCCTTGATTTCTGTTTTACGCAGAAAGGCATGGAGTATAAAATTGTTCAGTCAACTACTGAGTGGAATCAATACAAAACGTGTCGCATAAATTATTCGTATGCTCATGTTCCGGCTGAAATTCAAATGAAACCGCATGATGTTTTATTTGAAGAAAATATGCGTGAAGAGATTAAATTGACCTATCAGAATAATCAATTTGAGTTGGATGGAATAGAGGATCAGTTTGCGGTTATTTTTTTCATTCTAACCAGGTATGAAGAGTATTGGACTCATGAGCGAGATGAACATGACCGGTACCTATCTGCACAGTCAAGTCTCGTAAAATTGGGTTTGCAAAATCGTCCGGTGGTTGATGAATTAGTGAAATCAATTTGGGCAAAGCTTGAACTAGATTATCGTGTTATAGAGAACAATTTTGAATGTGTACCCTCATTTGATATTGACGTAGCATGGGCATACAAAAACCGACCTTTTTTACGCACGCTGGGATCAGCTGTTAAACATGGTAAACTGGGTGAGCGCCTCAAGGTAATGACCGGAAAGAAACAAGATCCCTACGATACGTATTCTTACATTGCTGAGTTAGCAGCACGAGTGAACAGAATAATTTGCTTTGCCCCCGTGGGAGACTATGCAAAATATGATAAGAATATCCATTGGAAAAATCCTCATTACCAATCCTTGATCAGAGGTTTGAATGCCTCTGGAGGTATGGGCTTGCATCCTTCGTATGATGCATTTGAAAATAAAAATAAATTGGATGAAGAGCTTGATCGTTTACAACAGATTGTGGGGCATGAAATTGTAAAAGCGCGCATGCATTTTTTGAGATTGCGAATTCCGGACACCTATGAAATGATGATTGACCTGGGCATTCAAAGAGATTTTACCATGGGTTATGCAGACAACACCGGATTTCGTGCGGGCACATCATTTCCGTTTTATTTTTTTAACCTGCGCACTAATAAGCAATATAATCTTTTATTATTCCCGTTTGCATATATGGATGGTGTTCTGAAAGATCGTCTCAAATTGTCTGTTCAGGAATCAATCAATCAGATAAAAGAATTAATGGATGCCGTGAAAAATTACGGTGGCGTTTTTATGTGTATTTGGCACAATAGCACCATCCATGATCAAGATGAATGGAAGGGATGGCGTGAAGTTTTAGAGTATACCCTCAGTCGTGTTGAGAAGAGAGAGATCTCAGATTTAGATGATGATTTTTTTGTTTGATGTCAAAACTTTTTTCACATGAAGTTTCTCTTTCCGCTGTTTGCATTCGTTTTTTTTTCCTGTATTCAGCATCAAACCAATCAGCAAATTGATATAACTGAAACCACAGATACCGTTGAGGTTTTGTATGCACAAGGTTTTGAAGTAAATTATAAAAATGGATGTACAGAAATTATCACGCATCATTTTGCTGATAATTCTCCTTTTGCTGATACCGTTTATGTTCTTACGGATAGTCTTGTGAAACTACCTGAAAATGCCCATGTCATTCAACCTGAGAAAATATTTTTTGCCTGTCATTCAAGCACGCATTTAGCATTTTTGAATGCCTTGAATTGTATTGAAAAAGTAAAGGGATTGTGTGGAATGCAATATATTTCAGGTACAGATTATGAAAAAAAACTGAACGACAATGGTGCATTTGAACTCTGTTTACAAGATCAAGTAATACCCGAAAAAATTCAACAAACCGGCGCTGATTTGTTTTTAATGTATCCGTTTGAATCTATCGGAAAAGAAAAATATAGTAGAGCAGGAATCAAAACATTTTTCATAGCAGAGTATCTTGAAACTGATCCTTTAGCCAGACTTGAGTGGATTAAGCTGTTTGGTTTGCTTACCAACCAAACATCGCAAGCGCAAAAAGTTTTTGATTTGGCTTCAACAGAATATCTTCAACTAAAAAAAGAAAAGCCTGAAACAACCAAAAAATTTATTCTGAATTTGCCTTACGGTGAAACTTGGTTTATGCCCTCAAGCCAATCCTTGCTGGTTAATTTGATTCAGTCATCAGGCTTGTCTTATTTTTATCCACCCAGTGGTAAAACAGAAAATGATGTTCACAGTTTGGAACAAGTTTGGAATGATGGAATTTTTGCAGATTATTGGATCATCATTGCCGGACGCGATGCTGATTTTTCACTACATGATTTATCTGAAGAGTCTCCGGTTTATGCAGAATTTAAATCAGTGAAAAAAAAGCAGGTGATATTTTGCAATACCAACACTACAGAGTATTTTACAACCGGAGTAATTGAACCACACGTGTTATTAAAAGATCTTCTTTACGCACAAGGTGAATTGAGCAATCATCAACCGGTTTATTTTAGAATTTTGGAGTAGGGGATGGAAGAAACAAATCACCCAGCCAACTCAAGCAATCCTTCTACAAGATTATCTAAATCAGATGTGCTGGTATAAACATGTGGCGTAACGCGAATACCATTCACCCCTTCCCAAATGATGGCAACCGTGTGAATGCCTCTTTTCTCAAATAATTTACTTTCTATTTCCCCGGCTTGCATTCCTTCAATACCAACGGTAGCAATTGCGCATGATGAATTTTGACCAAGAGGCGTGTAAAATTTTATTTTGGGATGTTGTTTTACTTTTGAGGTCCAATATTCTTGTAAAAACTTTAGTCGGTTTTGTTTTCTTTCGGTTCCAATGGATTGATGAAATGAAATTGCTCTGCCAATTGCCATTTCAGCAGGGAATGATCGTGTACCTAAAGCTTCATATTTTCTGATGTCTTCCCCATCGGGTTTATCATTTGGAAAAATGGGCCACAAGGTTTTTATTTTGTCCTTTTTTACATAAAGCATTCCGGTTCCAAATGGAGCGCAAAGCCATTTATGCAAACTGGTTCCCGCATAATCAACGTCTAGATCATGCAATGAAAATTCAATATGAGCAAAAGAATGAGCTGCATCCAAAACCACTTCAATGCCTTTTTCATGAGCCAAAGCTGTAATTTTTTTAGCAGGCAGAATTTGTCCTGTCCAGTTGATGATATGCGTGATATGAATGATTTTTGTTTTACTTGTAATGGCGTTGGCGAAAACATTTACCAGGTCTTCTTCATTTTCGGTATTGAGCGGTACAGATACCCAAACTAACTTAATACCATCTCGTTTTTCACGTTGCAGCCAAGCATTGCGCATATTTGGGTAATCATAATTGGTGACAATGACTTCATCTCCTTTTTCAAGATTGAGACCAAAGATGATAGTGTCTAATGCTTCAGTAGAATTTCGGTGAATGGCAAGTTCATCAGCATCGCAGCCTGCCAGTTCAGCAAGGTTGGTGCGCACTGATTCACGGCCTTTGTCTAATACGCGCCACATATAATAGGACGGTCCTTCATTGCTGAGTCGGTTGTAATTTTCAAATACTTCCTGTACTACTTTCGGTTGTGGACTCACACCCCCATTGTTGAGGTTGGTAATGTTTGATGAAACGGTGTAGGATTGACGTATCCATTCCCAATAATCTTGTTCAGTTGAAAAATCATGAACGTGTTTTATTGTTTCAAATTTAGTATCTGATGCCAAAAGGCTTGAATCCATCAATGAAGCTGCCCCAAGGGTTATACCGGCATTGCGAATAAATTTTCTGCGTGAAAAATCCATATCCGTGTCTTTTGGTATAAATATAGCAATTTCTTCATACTGACTTATTCATGCTATCTGTCAACTAGATCAATGATGCAGGTCATTGGTAAGGTAAAACAGAACAGTGAACTTTGGTCTAAACAAAACGATAGATTATGGACAAAACAATTATAGAATATCTTGTGGATGGTTTTCGCAAGGCAGCTAATGAATTGGAAGAGTTGCAGGTACAGCTTGCACTTGGAAAAGCAGAAGCAAAAGACAAATTTGAATCGCTGAAAAAAAATTTCAATGGGTTAGTTCACTCTGCTGAACTGAAAGTGGATGAAGCCAAAGATTTTGCTCAGGAGATGCGCGTAAAGTTTGAAGAATTGCGCGTGCAACTTGCGCTTGGCAAAGCTGAAACGTTGGAGGCTTTTGAAGCACAAAGAAAAAAAATTAATCAAAAAATGCAGGAGATTGAACAGTATATTAAAGAACATCCAACTTTATCAAAAGTTTATGATTATTTGGTATATGAATTTGAACGCATTAAAACTGAATTGGAAATTCTTGCCATTAATTTTAAACTGGCTTTGAAAAAAACAGATGATAGTTTGCAGAAACGCCGTGAAGAAATGGCAAAGATTATTCAGAATTTACAATCAGGTCTTGAAAAACATTTGCATACGCCAGAACCTACTCGACATGAGAATTTCAGAAATGAAATAAAACAAGCGTATCATCATTTGAAGGCAGCATTTAGCTAATAATAAGTTGAATCAAAACCTTCTTCTTAAAAGTCCTGCGTCGTGGTGGGACTTTTTTTTGGTTGAATCATGCACAGACGATTCTTGTCTCTTCTTTATAATCTGGCGGCCAGTTCTGACAAGCACTTTTGCAGATTTGCTTTGTCTCTGTTTTTTGCATCCAAATCAGAAAATGCCTGATCAATTTCTTTTTTCTCTGACTCTGACAATAGGCTGCCTGCGCTTGATAAAATGATGGCATTTTCTCGGTGCAAATGTTGTGCAAGTTCATCAAGATAATCGTTCATCACTTTTCTCAGACGAGTATGATCATGCACGGTAAACAGATTTTCTACTTCAGCCAACATGGATTTGAAATCTTCATGATTATCGCAAATCTCATGCATAAATTCTGCAGACATATTTTTTGTTCTATTCCTCAGGATTGGATATAATACTTGCTCTTCTTTTGGATAGTGAATTAATTCAGTATAATTTCTGATACAGATAATGAAATCATGCATGAGCTCATGATAGAATGAATCATCAGAGATTTTTTGAATTGATTTGCCTGTATCAATTGCTTTGAATAAAATTTCATGTTCATTTTCCAAGGTGTCAAGCGGGTTTTGCATACGGTAGATTTTTAAAGTACATCCTTCTGCATCTCTCTTCAATAGAGCCAATTGACTAAAAAAAATGTATATAGAGTATGACAAATGTCATAAAACGAATATTAGCGATAGAATTTGTGAGATGATATTTGGGTTGCGCATTAAAGACCCACGCGGCGTCAAGGTCGCGACCTGAACCTACTTAATCGTGAAGTAGAGTTTTTTTAATGTTTTGGTATCACTAACTGAATATTTTGTGGCGGCATTTTCATCTGCATCTGCTTTTTCTGTGTCAGCAGAATCAAGACTAGTGTCGCCAAAAACTCCACCGGCGGTTGACGTTTTATATAAATTTCCGTCTTCCGGCTGATCATCAGTAGCAGTAGTTGAATAGGCGGGAGAAACGGATTCTTTTTCTTCAACCTTACCTGAGTTATTGTTCGTATAGCCTGAATTTTTATCTGTTTTTTTATCTTTCTCTTTTTCTGATAAATTCACTTTTCTGTCAACGCCAATTTCACCTGAATAAGTTTGTGTCACCGTGCTGCCTGAACCTGTATTAGATGTAGTTGTGGGACTCAAATTATAATCATCAGCCAGCACAGGCCCATCATAAGCATTGCCAGGAGATAGTTTTACTTCTTCAGCTACAGACATGTCACGATAACTATCTTCAACCGGAGTTTCTTCAAGTTCATCCATAACCAATTCACTGCCTTCAGTATTTGTTTTAGTGGTTGTCACACCGGTTTGTTCGTTTCTGTTCAAGCCGTTTTGTAACTCATCTTGTTGCGCATTTGATGGATCAGAAATAATTGTTTTTTCATCATCAACTTTTATTGGATTTTCTACCGGATGATCATTCAATGCTAAATCTTTTTCTTGTATTTCAGATTGATTAAAAAGAGTGACAGCACCAATAAAAAGAATGGCAACAGCCGCAATTTGCAATGCAGGATACTGATATATTTTTTTATCGGCAGGAAATAAAAAAGCGGAAACCCCATTCAGCCAAATACCTTTTGGGGCAGCCTGTTTTTGAGAAAGATGTGCCATCACACCTTTTTTCAGATTTTCTGAAGGCGTAATTTTTTCTTGATCAAAGGCAGATGATGTGCTGAGTAAAAACCAGCGCATGGCCTCGTAATCTTCTTCATTAGTGGCATAATCTTTTACCAACTCACGCTCTGTTGCCGTAAGTTCGAAGAATTTTTTCTTCCGGATGATATCCTCTGCTGTATTCATGTTCTCTGTTTTCATCTCCGTCTTATGCTGTATACAACCTATTCAATTTTTGGTTCAATCTTTCAGAATTGATTTTCTGAAAATCTCCAGTTTCTCTGCAACCGTTTTGGTTGCATGATGTAATCTTGATTTTACTGTTCCGGTGTTAATGTCTAATGTTTCTGCAATTTCTTCCAGAGCTAAACCTTCAAAATGGCGCAGCATAAATACTTCTTTATGTTTGTCTCCTAATTTGTCTAGCTCACGCATCAATATCTGATTGAAGCTGGCCTTGTCAACCTCTTTGTCCGGTGCATCTGCCGTATCAGTGCCTTGATAATGATCAGGCACGTCAAACGATGTGTTTTTGCGGATATCTTGCTTTTTATATTCGTTTTTACACATGTTATTAGCAACTGAAAATAGCCAGGCTTTGAAGTTTCGGCTGGTATCAAATAATTCAGGATTATCAATTAGTTTGGTAAATAAATCATGCGCAAAATCTTCTGCTTTTATTCTATCATTCCAAAGTTTGCGATAAAAGAAGTTGACCATGAATTTTTCATACCTGGCATAGAGATTTTCAAAAGCTTTGTGATCGCCTTTGGTATAAAGAGTCATCAACTCTTCATCGCTGTGTGTGGTATAATCTTTTTTGAAAATCCGCATCAGTTGGCTTCAATCTCTTTTAAAATTTCATTTACTTCTTCGGTTCTTGATACTTTTTCAGCAATGGCCTGAATGGTTGTTTTCAAAACCTGATCGCCGGGTGTAAGCATATACAATGTGATGAGTGCAGGTAGGTAATTTCCATAAAGTTTTTTTTCAGCACTGCCTGAAAGGCTGATTTGACTGAGATCTTTGGCTTTAACTTTTTTCCAGAAGTCGTTGAGCGCGGTTAGCTGATCTATATTTCCATATTGATATACCAAACCGGTTATGTATAATTTGTCGGAACATGCAGAAAAATAATCTTGAGGTACGGTGGCTGAAATAAATATTTTTTTGGTGCCGCCGGTGAGGATCGTTTTTACATAGTTTTTTTCGTTTCCCAGGAAAGTCATATCGGTGATGCCGCAATTATTAGAAACCATTTCACGATACTCATCATTTTTCATCATATCCATACAAACTACTTGCACTTCACTTCCCACACCTTCAATTACCTGAGCAAGTAAAAATCCAAACATATCTTCTTGCCCTGATGTAAAGAGTAATGATTTTGTGCTTGGCATAGCATCTTTGTAATAGGCAAGTTCAGATGCCGTGTAATATTTTTTTATTTTGAGAAGATACTCTTTTTGTTTTGCCGTGTTGAATGTTACTGCATAAAATCCTGCCATTTCTTTCAATACGGTTTCATCTGTCGGGTTTAATTCGTATGCCGTAAATAGAGATGATTGCAGATTGGTATTATAATTCCCGTTTACATAAACCACCAAATTGTATTCAAATGAATTGGGGTCAAGTGTTTTTAATTCGGCAACCAGAGCATCTAATTGTGATTGCTGATCAGTGGTAAGTTTTTTTGTTGAACTGCTTTGAAATGATTTTCTTTTCTCAAAATATTCTTCCTTAATAGTGGACAATGATCTATCACCTGATTGACAGAATATCAATCCGGTGGTCATCATCAATAAGAAAACCAAAACCACTTTATGCATAGCTACTGCGTTTATCATGCTTACAACCCAAGTTGAAAAAGGTTCAAATTTAGCTGAAGTTACCTGATTTAATTGAATTTACAAAATATACACTATCAATCTGAATCATTAAGTACAGATCATTTATATTTGTTTTCTACTTAATTTCTATTGATCAACAGAAATCATTTTATTTGTATAGCTATGAAAAAAACATTCTTATTCCTTTTTATAATCACTTCATTTCTCATGTCTTCATGCGATGTGGGTTCTGCAGAAAAAATGGCAGATGAATTCCACCAGCATTTAAAAGCGGGTGAATATGAATACATTGCAGATAATATGATTGATGATGAATCATTAGTCATTACTCCGCGTGAAGAGTGGATATCCTTGTTCAGCGGCATGCGTGAATTTTACGGTGCAATTTCAGAAATCAGCAAAGACATGGGATTTGAATCAAGTTATAACAACGGTATCACCACGGTAAAATTTGATTATACCATCACGTTTGAAAAGATGAAAATATACGAGCGTATTTATTTTGTAGATCGTGGTAAGGGCTATAAAATTTCAGGTATTTTGTACAATGAAAATTTTTCTGCTTTAGAAAGACAATCAGACAATTTTTAGTCTGCCTGCGCAATTCTGCTTCGGCAGATGAGTGAGGTGAAGCAAATTCTATGCTACATGCTGCGTATTTGTGATAGGAAATTGCTTCTCATGGATATCCTATTTTTGCGGCAAATCAATGCTCCATATAATCCAAATCTTTGTCGTGTGTTTCTTCCAACAAAAAAACGCTGAAAATAGCCAAAGCAAAAATTACGGCACCAACAATCATTGCGGCGTGAATGATGCCCATGTCAATAGATAAATATGACCAGAACAAAGTCATACCCACGGTTGCACCACGCACAAAATTTGGTACGGTGGTAGTAACCGTTGAGCGAATATTAGTACCAAATTGTTCAGATGCCACCGTGATAAATACTGCCCAATACCCCATGGCAATTCCCAAAATAAATGCCATGAAATAATAGATGGTTGGGCTTGTGCCATCTGTCATGAAATACAAGATAGAAAATAGCACCAAGCAGCTGATTGAAACCAAGAGAGCCTTTTTGCGAGAAGCCAATTTTTGACTTAGCCATGCTGTCAAGATACTTCCAATAGCTGCACCAATATAATGAAACATAATCGCCTTGCCTGAGCTCACTGGTCCGGTAATGTGAAGTGCTTCACCAAACTCTTTTGAAAACATAATGAGTATTCCAATCACAAACCACACCGGCATGCCAATAATAATGCAGCTGATATAGCGGATAAGGCGTGATTTATTGGAGAATAAACTGAAAAAATTTCCTCTCTTCACATTAGACTCTTTTACCTTGTGGAACATGTCAGAATCATGTACGTAAACTCTGAGCGCAAGTAATGCCAATCCAAGTACACCACCTACCCAATATGCTTCACGCCAGCCCCACTCGGCAACTAAAAACGCCAACACAGCACCCACAATTCCAACTCCTGAAACCAAACTGG
Proteins encoded in this region:
- the radC gene encoding DNA repair protein RadC; the encoded protein is MIKLLSPDDRPREKMLTKGHASLSNAELLAILIGSGTREKSAVELCREILLAADHDLNKLARMTIHDLMKFKGIGEAKAITIAASLELARRKKNEQEESPVFIRSSKDAFQAVSAIFQDLNHEEFYIILLSRANKILSVDLVSKGGLTATVADGKIIFKKALEKGAAALILAHNHPSGSMKPSESDIDLTNRMKSFGKMIDLPVLDHIIVADKQYFSMADNGMI
- the wecB gene encoding UDP-N-acetylglucosamine 2-epimerase (non-hydrolyzing) — translated: MKIITIIGARPQIIKAAAISRAIREKYADKINEVIVHTGQHYDENMSAVFFDELNIPRPDYNLNVGSGSHGAQTAKMLEGIEEIILKEKPQAVLVYGDTNSTVAGGLAASKLLIPLVHIEAGLRSFNKSMPEEINRIACDHMSTLLFSPTKQGVDNLQREGFNLNAQIPFTIDNPKVYHCGDIMFDNSLYFSEIAEKKNILSDLQLHDGFILSTIHRNNNTDEPARLNAIFSALYEITVKSKKQLVLPLHPRTRKMMEQHLDAQLKKDIHENKLIQIIPPVSFLDVIALEKHAGLIITDSGGVQKEAFFFKKPCIILRPETEWIEIVQNGNAILCDANKARILSAFDQLTTKSDFTFPDLFGDGKSAEFICGEILTHLA
- a CDS encoding polysaccharide deacetylase family protein encodes the protein MIVIFSEHITSRLIYVLDFCFTQKGMEYKIVQSTTEWNQYKTCRINYSYAHVPAEIQMKPHDVLFEENMREEIKLTYQNNQFELDGIEDQFAVIFFILTRYEEYWTHERDEHDRYLSAQSSLVKLGLQNRPVVDELVKSIWAKLELDYRVIENNFECVPSFDIDVAWAYKNRPFLRTLGSAVKHGKLGERLKVMTGKKQDPYDTYSYIAELAARVNRIICFAPVGDYAKYDKNIHWKNPHYQSLIRGLNASGGMGLHPSYDAFENKNKLDEELDRLQQIVGHEIVKARMHFLRLRIPDTYEMMIDLGIQRDFTMGYADNTGFRAGTSFPFYFFNLRTNKQYNLLLFPFAYMDGVLKDRLKLSVQESINQIKELMDAVKNYGGVFMCIWHNSTIHDQDEWKGWREVLEYTLSRVEKREISDLDDDFFV
- a CDS encoding ABC transporter substrate-binding protein, yielding MKFLFPLFAFVFFSCIQHQTNQQIDITETTDTVEVLYAQGFEVNYKNGCTEIITHHFADNSPFADTVYVLTDSLVKLPENAHVIQPEKIFFACHSSTHLAFLNALNCIEKVKGLCGMQYISGTDYEKKLNDNGAFELCLQDQVIPEKIQQTGADLFLMYPFESIGKEKYSRAGIKTFFIAEYLETDPLARLEWIKLFGLLTNQTSQAQKVFDLASTEYLQLKKEKPETTKKFILNLPYGETWFMPSSQSLLVNLIQSSGLSYFYPPSGKTENDVHSLEQVWNDGIFADYWIIIAGRDADFSLHDLSEESPVYAEFKSVKKKQVIFCNTNTTEYFTTGVIEPHVLLKDLLYAQGELSNHQPVYFRILE
- a CDS encoding aminotransferase class V-fold PLP-dependent enzyme, whose protein sequence is MDFSRRKFIRNAGITLGAASLMDSSLLASDTKFETIKHVHDFSTEQDYWEWIRQSYTVSSNITNLNNGGVSPQPKVVQEVFENYNRLSNEGPSYYMWRVLDKGRESVRTNLAELAGCDADELAIHRNSTEALDTIIFGLNLEKGDEVIVTNYDYPNMRNAWLQREKRDGIKLVWVSVPLNTENEEDLVNVFANAITSKTKIIHITHIINWTGQILPAKKITALAHEKGIEVVLDAAHSFAHIEFSLHDLDVDYAGTSLHKWLCAPFGTGMLYVKKDKIKTLWPIFPNDKPDGEDIRKYEALGTRSFPAEMAIGRAISFHQSIGTERKQNRLKFLQEYWTSKVKQHPKIKFYTPLGQNSSCAIATVGIEGMQAGEIESKLFEKRGIHTVAIIWEGVNGIRVTPHVYTSTSDLDNLVEGLLELAG
- a CDS encoding hemerythrin domain-containing protein; translated protein: MQNPLDTLENEHEILFKAIDTGKSIQKISDDSFYHELMHDFIICIRNYTELIHYPKEEQVLYPILRNRTKNMSAEFMHEICDNHEDFKSMLAEVENLFTVHDHTRLRKVMNDYLDELAQHLHRENAIILSSAGSLLSESEKKEIDQAFSDLDAKNRDKANLQKCLSELAARL
- a CDS encoding RNA polymerase sigma factor is translated as MRIFKKDYTTHSDEELMTLYTKGDHKAFENLYARYEKFMVNFFYRKLWNDRIKAEDFAHDLFTKLIDNPELFDTSRNFKAWLFSVANNMCKNEYKKQDIRKNTSFDVPDHYQGTDTADAPDKEVDKASFNQILMRELDKLGDKHKEVFMLRHFEGLALEEIAETLDINTGTVKSRLHHATKTVAEKLEIFRKSILKD
- a CDS encoding MFS transporter, with amino-acid sequence MTKKDISTNPFNMVVIVAALGYFVDIYDLILFGIVRVDSLKAIGIPADQITAVGIDLMNWQMAGMLIGGIVWGIMGDKKGRMSTLFLTILLYSLANIANGFVQNYEQYAILRFIAGFGLAGELGVGITLVAEVMSKKHRAWGTSLVSGVGIVGAVLAFLVAEWGWREAYWVGGVLGLALLALRVYVHDSDMFHKVKESNVKRGNFFSLFSNKSRLIRYISCIIIGMPVWFVIGILIMFSKEFGEALHITGPVSSGKAIMFHYIGAAIGSILTAWLSQKLASRKKALLVSISCLVLFSILYFMTDGTSPTIYYFMAFILGIAMGYWAVFITVASEQFGTNIRSTVTTTVPNFVRGATVGMTLFWSYLSIDMGIIHAAMIVGAVIFALAIFSVFLLEETHDKDLDYMEH